One genomic window of Arcobacter sp. CECT 8986 includes the following:
- a CDS encoding amino acid ABC transporter permease, with the protein MSNKNIKNLIYSLIAIYLGYELIESIKASTLTLYDLSFIIDGLIRTIIISVVSISIGTFFGIIFGFIKSNTNLAVNIMLDGFLDILKSVPLIIQFILFYSLMGVLEIDISVFWVGAIVLSAYTSGFVTEVVKAGIDSVPNTTRRAARSLGLTFWQDYRYIVFPLGLRTVFPSWINIVLSVIKDSALVSVIGYMELLRSTQEMISKTQEALLLLIGVGIFYFIISYPISLYAANLERKLKV; encoded by the coding sequence ATGAGTAATAAAAATATAAAAAATCTAATTTACTCACTAATTGCTATTTATTTAGGTTATGAGTTAATAGAATCAATCAAAGCTTCTACTTTAACACTATATGATTTAAGTTTTATTATAGATGGTTTGATTAGAACAATTATTATATCTGTTGTATCAATATCAATAGGAACTTTTTTTGGAATTATTTTTGGTTTTATAAAGTCTAATACAAATTTAGCAGTAAATATAATGCTAGATGGTTTTTTGGATATTTTAAAATCAGTTCCTTTGATTATTCAGTTTATTCTATTTTATTCTCTTATGGGAGTTTTAGAAATAGATATTTCTGTTTTTTGGGTTGGTGCTATTGTTTTATCAGCTTATACATCTGGGTTTGTAACTGAAGTTGTAAAAGCAGGAATTGATTCAGTTCCAAATACTACAAGAAGAGCAGCTAGGTCTTTAGGATTAACTTTTTGGCAAGATTATAGATATATAGTGTTTCCTTTAGGATTAAGAACAGTATTTCCTTCATGGATTAATATTGTTTTATCAGTAATTAAAGACTCAGCACTTGTATCTGTTATTGGTTATATGGAGTTGTTAAGATCAACTCAAGAGATGATTTCAAAAACACAAGAAGCATTACTTTTATTAATTGGAGTTGGAATATTTTATTTTATTATTTCTTATCCTATTTCATTATATGCAGCAAATTTAGAAAGGAAACTAAAAGTATGA